Proteins from a genomic interval of Lysobacter stagni:
- the gcvH gene encoding glycine cleavage system protein GcvH codes for MSEIPGDLKFMKSHEWARVDGDGKVTVGISDHAQGLLGDLVYVELPNVGDRVEAGTGCAVVESVKAASDVYAPVTGKVVSVNSALTDKPETINEDAYGEGWIFTVEIEDAEQLNELLTPDDYSELLEEEDH; via the coding sequence ATGAGTGAAATCCCCGGCGATCTGAAGTTCATGAAGTCCCATGAGTGGGCCCGCGTCGATGGTGACGGCAAGGTCACCGTGGGCATCTCCGATCATGCTCAGGGCCTGCTGGGCGACCTGGTCTATGTCGAACTGCCGAACGTCGGCGACCGCGTCGAAGCCGGTACCGGCTGCGCCGTGGTGGAGTCGGTGAAGGCCGCCTCGGATGTGTACGCGCCGGTTACCGGCAAGGTGGTGTCGGTCAACTCGGCGCTGACCGACAAGCCGGAAACCATCAACGAGGACGCCTACGGCGAAGGCTGGATCTTCACCGTCGAGATCGAGGACGCCGAGCAGCTCAACGAGCTGCTCACGCCCGACGACTACAGCGAACTGCTCGAGGAAGAGGACCACTGA